A single genomic interval of Adhaeribacter pallidiroseus harbors:
- a CDS encoding cupin domain-containing protein, whose translation MKIAYPHTITNSEGEKIIFHGVQKEPDGDRVLVENFVTPGHGPVMHTHFLQDESLTVVKGKIAYIVQGQEAQYAGEGETIVFKRGVPHRFWNAGPDILNCIGWIKPANTIVFFLSAIYEAQNKSGKAQPETFDGAYLLTRYAQEYDLPGIPTFVKKTVMPFTYKVGLMLGKYKHFKDAPEPVIR comes from the coding sequence ATGAAAATTGCATATCCGCACACCATTACCAATAGCGAAGGCGAAAAAATTATATTTCACGGCGTACAAAAAGAGCCCGATGGGGATAGAGTTCTGGTGGAGAATTTTGTAACGCCCGGGCACGGCCCCGTAATGCATACCCATTTTCTGCAAGACGAATCTTTAACCGTGGTCAAAGGAAAAATTGCTTATATCGTGCAGGGGCAAGAAGCGCAATACGCTGGTGAGGGGGAAACCATTGTGTTTAAACGCGGCGTACCGCACCGTTTCTGGAATGCCGGCCCAGACATTCTGAATTGTATAGGCTGGATAAAACCCGCGAATACCATCGTGTTTTTTCTTTCGGCTATTTACGAAGCGCAAAACAAATCCGGGAAAGCCCAACCTGAAACCTTCGACGGCGCTTATCTTTTAACCCGGTATGCCCAGGAGTACGACCTACCCGGGATTCCTACGTTCGTGAAGAAAACCGTAATGCCTTTTACGTACAAGGTTGGCTTGATGCTGGGAAAATACAAACACTTTAAAGATGCTCCCGAACCCGTGATCAGATAA
- a CDS encoding MBL fold metallo-hydrolase → MRQICKIFGSILLLGLSSCYTPQPVAGPEAPATLFNKTWSHYPGLKLHVFNTGTNRVPDLLAGPNQPWRPVPAFVIEHPQHGLVVFDCGLGPEIAQKKEKALHPLVALLFKSRSAPGGDLASQMRRNGWSPEKVSTVILSHLHFDHTGTAQAFRNATFVTTKGLKFKNTSRIEGMEPAHTNWITPAQQREIDFTQGRPYATFPRTIDLFNDGSIILISGEGHSQGDLAALVQLPQGPVLLAGDAVVHFDWLGSEDVQKIAQDQQKAAAMRNQVRALQQAAPGVVIIPGHDLSAVPDNRPDMQLHQKALFQPAAWLTNPQADTPVAQNKPATP, encoded by the coding sequence ATGAGACAAATATGTAAAATTTTCGGAAGTATTTTGCTGTTGGGTTTAAGCAGTTGCTACACGCCTCAGCCCGTGGCTGGTCCGGAGGCGCCGGCTACCTTATTTAATAAAACCTGGAGCCATTACCCGGGTTTAAAATTACACGTTTTTAACACCGGCACGAACCGGGTGCCCGATCTACTGGCGGGACCTAACCAACCCTGGCGACCGGTGCCGGCTTTTGTAATCGAACACCCGCAGCATGGTTTAGTCGTTTTTGATTGTGGACTGGGACCGGAGATAGCGCAGAAAAAAGAAAAGGCGCTGCACCCTTTAGTAGCCTTATTGTTTAAATCCCGCTCAGCGCCTGGCGGCGACCTGGCCAGCCAAATGCGCCGCAATGGGTGGTCTCCGGAAAAAGTAAGTACCGTCATCTTATCGCATTTGCACTTCGACCATACTGGCACCGCTCAGGCTTTTCGGAACGCTACTTTTGTAACCACCAAAGGCTTAAAATTTAAAAATACTTCGCGAATAGAAGGGATGGAACCTGCCCATACCAATTGGATTACGCCGGCCCAACAACGAGAAATTGATTTTACGCAGGGTAGGCCTTACGCCACCTTTCCGCGCACCATCGATCTTTTTAACGATGGCAGTATTATTTTAATTTCCGGCGAAGGCCACTCGCAAGGAGATTTGGCGGCCTTGGTGCAATTACCGCAAGGCCCGGTATTACTAGCCGGCGACGCGGTCGTTCATTTTGATTGGCTGGGTTCGGAGGACGTACAGAAAATTGCGCAAGACCAGCAAAAAGCGGCCGCAATGCGCAACCAAGTCCGAGCCCTGCAACAAGCAGCACCAGGCGTAGTAATTATTCCGGGCCACGATCTTTCCGCGGTACCCGATAACCGCCCCGATATGCAGCTGCATCAAAAAGCTTTGTTTCAGCCGGCCGCCTGGCTTACTAACCCGCAGGCAGATACTCCGGTTGCTCAGAATAAGCCGGCTACTCCTTAA
- a CDS encoding outer membrane protein assembly factor BamB family protein, translating into MKFRLKFLAGGLLILGSCVPSGPEKNKTSLPTNQEDWRAYGGNKAGNRYSPLTQINTENVKNLKLAWSYDTGENKNPNERGGEIQCQPIVVNGILYGTTPRLKLFAIRAATGEQLWKFDPFADPNKKPRFHAIRGVAYWEDGTDKRILYSAGPYLYAINALTGEKVTSFGANGEVDLHEGLGDRATFGHDIKDLSVDMTTPGVVYKDLLIVGSRVSEYGDAAPGYIRAFNTRTGKLEWVFHTIPRPGEYGYETWPKDAYRNMGGANAWSGLVVDEKRGIVYTGTGSAAVDFYGGPRAGQNLFANSVLALNAETGKRVWHFQTQHHDLWDRDLPCPPNLMTVKHNGKLVDAVVQATKDGLIFVFDRDTGKPLFPVNEVAVPTSPALPGEHPSPTQPIPTKPAPFARQELTVADLTDRTPQAHAYVLDRFQNSLRGSKYMPPSLEGSLLFGFGGGAEWGGNAADPEGILYQNSNEMLWWLKMRDMRNQDKGVVSRGKSLFNSTCAVCHGVDGKGSGGGDQAQAYPVLTDVGKRLTREQIAATIRTGRGRMPSFQHIPEQDREAIINFLLNTEQKNTPTVTASAATDFHNAGQNLKAGENSDFPYVPPFLNNGYTQFRDPDNYPAIKPPWGTMNAIDLNTGEYLWRVPLGEYPELTKKGVPPTGTENHGGPIVTAGGLVFIAATYDEKIRAFDKKTGKVVWEYQLPAGGFATPITYMVDGKQYIAIAAGGTRYQLRPGGTYVAFALP; encoded by the coding sequence ATGAAATTCAGATTAAAATTCCTGGCAGGGGGTCTACTGATCCTGGGAAGCTGCGTGCCATCCGGGCCCGAAAAAAACAAGACCAGCCTGCCCACCAATCAAGAAGATTGGCGTGCCTACGGCGGCAACAAAGCCGGCAACCGCTACTCGCCTTTAACCCAAATAAACACCGAGAATGTAAAAAATTTAAAATTAGCCTGGTCTTACGATACCGGCGAAAATAAAAACCCCAACGAACGCGGCGGGGAGATCCAATGTCAACCTATTGTAGTAAATGGCATTTTGTATGGCACCACTCCCCGGTTAAAGCTTTTTGCTATCCGGGCCGCTACTGGTGAACAACTCTGGAAATTCGATCCGTTTGCGGATCCGAACAAAAAACCCCGGTTTCATGCCATTAGAGGAGTAGCCTATTGGGAAGACGGTACCGATAAACGCATTCTGTACTCGGCTGGGCCATATTTATACGCCATTAATGCTTTAACTGGCGAAAAAGTAACCAGCTTTGGCGCCAACGGCGAAGTAGATTTGCACGAAGGCTTGGGCGATCGGGCAACGTTTGGCCACGATATCAAAGATTTGTCCGTGGACATGACTACCCCCGGCGTAGTTTACAAAGATTTGCTTATTGTGGGTTCGCGGGTATCGGAATACGGCGATGCAGCACCCGGGTATATTCGGGCTTTTAACACGCGCACGGGTAAACTGGAGTGGGTGTTTCATACTATTCCGCGGCCCGGCGAATACGGCTACGAGACCTGGCCCAAAGATGCGTACCGCAACATGGGCGGCGCGAACGCCTGGAGTGGTTTAGTGGTCGACGAGAAACGTGGTATCGTATACACCGGTACGGGTTCGGCGGCCGTAGATTTTTACGGCGGTCCCCGCGCAGGGCAAAACTTATTTGCTAACTCGGTATTAGCTTTAAATGCCGAAACGGGCAAACGGGTCTGGCATTTTCAAACGCAGCACCACGACCTCTGGGATCGCGATTTGCCCTGTCCGCCAAATTTAATGACGGTAAAACACAATGGTAAATTGGTAGATGCCGTAGTACAAGCCACCAAAGACGGCTTGATTTTCGTTTTCGACCGGGATACCGGAAAGCCCTTGTTTCCCGTGAACGAAGTAGCGGTACCTACCTCGCCAGCCTTACCGGGTGAGCATCCCTCCCCTACGCAACCCATACCTACTAAACCGGCCCCTTTTGCCCGGCAGGAACTCACCGTAGCCGACCTGACCGACCGCACCCCGCAAGCGCATGCTTACGTGTTAGATCGGTTTCAGAACAGCTTGCGGGGCAGCAAATACATGCCCCCTAGTTTGGAAGGTTCTTTATTGTTTGGTTTTGGCGGCGGTGCCGAATGGGGCGGTAATGCCGCCGATCCGGAAGGAATTTTGTACCAGAACTCCAACGAAATGCTGTGGTGGCTAAAAATGCGCGATATGCGCAATCAAGACAAAGGAGTAGTTTCACGTGGAAAATCTCTTTTTAATAGCACTTGCGCGGTATGCCACGGCGTAGATGGCAAAGGCAGCGGGGGCGGCGACCAAGCCCAAGCGTACCCGGTATTAACCGACGTGGGCAAACGCTTAACGCGGGAGCAAATTGCGGCTACTATTAGAACGGGTCGGGGCCGGATGCCCTCTTTCCAGCATATTCCGGAGCAAGACCGCGAAGCTATCATTAACTTTTTGTTAAATACCGAACAAAAAAATACGCCTACTGTAACGGCTTCGGCAGCTACTGATTTTCATAATGCGGGACAAAATTTAAAGGCCGGCGAAAACAGCGATTTCCCGTACGTGCCGCCCTTTCTAAATAATGGCTACACGCAATTCCGCGATCCGGACAATTACCCGGCCATTAAACCGCCCTGGGGTACCATGAACGCCATCGACTTAAACACCGGCGAATACCTCTGGCGGGTGCCGTTGGGCGAATACCCCGAACTTACGAAAAAAGGTGTGCCGCCCACCGGCACCGAGAACCACGGCGGCCCTATTGTAACCGCCGGCGGCTTAGTTTTTATTGCCGCCACTTACGACGAAAAAATCCGGGCTTTTGATAAAAAAACGGGCAAAGTAGTATGGGAATACCAGCTACCGGCCGGTGGCTTTGCTACGCCTATAACTTATATGGTAGATGGGAAACAATACATTGCTATTGCCGCCGGTGGTACGCGCTACCAACTAAGACCAGGCGGCACTTACGTAGCTTTTGCTTTGCCGTAA
- a CDS encoding helix-turn-helix domain-containing protein has protein sequence MERIANIFEPNTSPENLLIRQIWRIQDVQVINRTETILPKGTAEIIFNFSDNIASYRSNEQNAFNLPKYFINGVNFTPYHLSIRSKQYFLGIQFHVFALKFIFNIPTTEFSDQVLDGSFVCKSLPLLWEQLGSAASFQQQVAIIRHWLRGKIENGPVPDTNNRIIKLHTDPEIIHLSVPELSAKYNVTPRHLSRLCNDYLGMCTEDLVLYKKYLSALYQMHQPHPSLTDITYQCNFYDQAHFARTFKLFTGLTPRQYKKTMGELPGHIFKISGENNILQPPQKQPNTLLYH, from the coding sequence ATGGAGCGAATAGCCAATATATTTGAGCCAAACACCTCTCCGGAAAATTTACTGATCCGGCAAATCTGGCGTATACAGGATGTGCAGGTAATTAACCGCACCGAAACCATTCTGCCCAAGGGAACGGCCGAAATTATTTTTAACTTTTCAGACAACATTGCTTCTTACCGCTCGAACGAGCAAAATGCTTTTAACTTGCCTAAATACTTTATCAATGGGGTTAATTTTACGCCTTACCATCTTTCCATCCGCAGCAAACAATATTTCTTAGGCATCCAATTTCATGTTTTTGCCCTGAAATTTATTTTTAACATTCCTACAACGGAATTTAGCGACCAGGTTCTGGATGGTTCTTTCGTTTGCAAATCGTTGCCTCTTTTATGGGAACAACTCGGTTCGGCGGCTTCTTTCCAGCAACAAGTTGCCATCATTCGGCATTGGCTGCGCGGTAAAATAGAAAATGGCCCGGTACCGGATACCAACAATCGGATTATTAAACTACATACCGATCCGGAAATCATTCATTTATCGGTTCCGGAGTTAAGTGCGAAATACAACGTTACGCCCCGGCATTTAAGTCGCTTGTGCAACGACTATCTGGGAATGTGCACCGAAGATTTGGTGCTTTATAAAAAATACTTATCGGCTTTGTACCAAATGCACCAGCCGCATCCCTCTCTTACCGACATTACTTATCAATGTAACTTCTACGATCAAGCTCATTTTGCCAGAACATTTAAACTATTTACCGGTTTAACGCCGCGGCAATACAAAAAAACCATGGGAGAACTGCCCGGTCATATTTTTAAAATTTCCGGAGAAAACAATATCCTCCAACCTCCGCAAAAACAACCCAATACGCTGCTCTATCATTAA
- a CDS encoding RagB/SusD family nutrient uptake outer membrane protein gives MKKLNILLLAVLLAAGSGCKDYLDEETNGALLGAEALSTQQGLEAALTGAYKGWQNTWGTGFVHATAIAATMGGDDVTTHKASNKSDFREFDQFNVPATNQRTQALYSGCYKAIQGANNVIANYKNTSGDANTINTIAGEAHFIRAVSYYWLTRLYGSIPLITQAEFSNKLLTIGKTAPADVYKLIEADLLEAEKLVPDTKRDPGRPNKGTVKAYLADVYLTEAGYPLKQTEKYALAAAKAKEVIDNKATYGFDLLPTYAAVFENDPAKNGTAETVFQISTNQGNGSTTNANYGWSAMPGEETGWDDYFAEINFFNNFPAGPRKDATFRTTFKKTDGTTISWEQSQTQHPYYQKYYIKGEVKNWASSVPESMMRYAHVLTIYAEAQARATGNPDELAYTSINAIRTRAGLEPLQGLSGPDFAAAVVQERAWEFAAERTRWFDLVRLEMVETANASKNANDLQPIGGIAKEDYTFPLPFSETSVNPNLK, from the coding sequence ATGAAAAAATTAAATATATTATTACTGGCGGTGCTATTAGCGGCCGGTTCCGGCTGTAAAGATTACCTGGACGAAGAAACCAACGGGGCTTTATTAGGTGCCGAAGCCTTAAGTACGCAGCAAGGTTTGGAAGCGGCTTTAACCGGCGCGTACAAAGGCTGGCAAAATACCTGGGGCACCGGTTTTGTGCACGCTACGGCCATTGCGGCCACCATGGGCGGCGACGATGTAACCACGCATAAAGCCAGTAACAAATCTGATTTCCGGGAGTTCGACCAGTTTAACGTACCGGCTACCAACCAAAGAACCCAGGCCTTATACAGTGGCTGTTACAAAGCCATTCAGGGAGCCAACAACGTAATCGCGAATTATAAAAACACCTCCGGCGACGCCAATACCATTAACACCATTGCCGGCGAAGCCCACTTTATCCGGGCGGTATCGTATTACTGGCTTACGCGCCTTTACGGCAGCATTCCGCTGATTACGCAGGCCGAATTCTCGAATAAGTTGTTAACCATTGGCAAAACCGCGCCCGCCGACGTGTATAAGTTAATAGAAGCCGATTTGCTGGAAGCCGAAAAGCTGGTTCCGGACACCAAACGCGATCCGGGCCGGCCGAACAAAGGAACCGTTAAAGCTTACTTAGCCGATGTGTACCTCACCGAAGCAGGTTATCCGTTAAAGCAAACCGAAAAATACGCCCTGGCCGCGGCTAAAGCTAAAGAAGTAATCGATAATAAAGCCACGTACGGTTTCGATTTACTGCCTACCTACGCCGCTGTTTTCGAGAACGATCCGGCTAAAAATGGTACCGCCGAAACCGTTTTTCAAATTTCTACTAACCAGGGCAACGGTTCTACTACCAACGCGAATTACGGCTGGTCGGCCATGCCGGGCGAGGAAACCGGTTGGGATGATTACTTCGCCGAAATCAACTTTTTTAACAATTTCCCGGCGGGTCCCCGCAAAGACGCCACTTTCCGGACTACTTTTAAGAAAACCGATGGCACCACCATTTCGTGGGAACAAAGCCAGACCCAGCACCCGTATTACCAGAAGTATTACATTAAAGGCGAGGTTAAAAACTGGGCTTCGTCGGTACCGGAATCCATGATGCGCTACGCCCACGTGCTCACCATTTACGCCGAAGCCCAAGCCCGCGCCACTGGTAACCCCGACGAACTAGCCTATACTTCTATTAACGCCATCCGGACCCGGGCCGGCTTGGAGCCTTTACAAGGCTTATCCGGACCGGATTTTGCGGCGGCCGTGGTGCAGGAACGCGCCTGGGAATTTGCCGCCGAAAGAACCCGCTGGTTTGATTTAGTGCGCCTGGAAATGGTAGAAACCGCTAACGCGAGTAAAAATGCCAACGATTTACAACCGATTGGGGGCATTGCCAAAGAAGATTATACCTTCCCGCTGCCATTCTCCGAAACTTCGGTTAATCCTAACTTAAAATAA
- a CDS encoding glycoside hydrolase family 140 protein, with protein sequence MKQTFLLITFLICLVPTILRAQIKVSADKKYLTTKDGKPFFWLGDTDWELFHRLTREEAEQLLDIRKQQGFNVIQAVALAEFNGVREPNRYGDTPLLNNDPTKLAITPGSDPNNTEQYDYWDNVDFVIKKAAEKGLYIGLLPTWGDKVTPKWGDGPVIFNPENAEAYATTLANRYKNQWNIIWILGGDRPAKYKSDREGEMKDYDQVPVWRAMAKGIESVMGKEVFITYHPSGGPNSTSQQIHQEDWLDMNAFQSGHGSREAKAWDYVTRDLALTPKKPTLDMEPCYEDHPVNPWDGKWTRARGYFTAYDVRARIYRGVFAGAGGVTYGHHSIWQFLNPKLYKTINVGDTLVTWQQAMKAPAAGQMQFLKNLMLSRPYSSRVMDQSLIVSDKGNTYVDIITATRDEQGAYALVYLPQNKPVTVDLAKISGKEKAVWWYDPRTGNATKGKNVSTTGNQRFTPPTTGKDWVLVIDDASKKFKMPGKL encoded by the coding sequence ATGAAGCAAACTTTTTTACTTATTACTTTTTTAATTTGTTTAGTGCCCACTATTCTCCGGGCGCAAATAAAAGTAAGTGCCGATAAGAAATATTTAACGACCAAGGATGGCAAACCTTTCTTCTGGCTGGGCGATACCGATTGGGAATTATTTCACCGGCTTACCCGCGAAGAAGCCGAACAATTGCTGGATATCCGGAAACAACAAGGTTTTAACGTAATCCAAGCCGTAGCTTTGGCCGAGTTTAATGGCGTGCGCGAACCCAACCGCTACGGCGATACGCCCTTACTAAACAACGACCCAACCAAGCTGGCCATTACCCCCGGCTCCGACCCGAACAACACCGAACAATACGATTACTGGGATAACGTAGATTTTGTAATTAAAAAAGCCGCCGAGAAAGGCCTGTACATTGGCTTGCTGCCCACCTGGGGCGATAAAGTAACTCCTAAATGGGGCGATGGCCCGGTCATTTTTAATCCGGAAAATGCCGAAGCATACGCTACTACCCTGGCCAACCGGTATAAAAACCAATGGAATATTATCTGGATTTTGGGCGGCGACCGGCCGGCCAAATACAAATCCGATCGCGAAGGAGAAATGAAAGATTACGACCAGGTACCCGTTTGGCGGGCTATGGCCAAAGGCATAGAAAGCGTAATGGGGAAAGAGGTTTTCATTACTTATCACCCCTCCGGTGGTCCTAATTCTACTTCGCAGCAAATTCACCAGGAAGATTGGCTGGACATGAACGCGTTTCAATCGGGCCACGGTTCCCGCGAAGCCAAAGCCTGGGATTACGTTACCCGCGATTTAGCGCTTACTCCTAAAAAACCTACCCTGGACATGGAACCTTGTTACGAAGACCATCCGGTAAATCCCTGGGATGGTAAATGGACTAGGGCCCGCGGTTATTTTACGGCTTATGATGTACGCGCGCGCATTTACCGCGGTGTTTTTGCCGGGGCTGGCGGCGTTACTTACGGGCACCACAGTATCTGGCAATTCCTAAACCCGAAACTGTACAAAACCATTAACGTCGGCGATACTTTGGTAACCTGGCAACAAGCTATGAAAGCGCCGGCGGCTGGGCAAATGCAATTTTTAAAAAATTTGATGTTATCACGGCCTTATTCATCCCGTGTAATGGATCAAAGCTTAATTGTTTCGGATAAAGGCAACACGTACGTAGATATAATAACAGCTACCCGCGACGAGCAAGGCGCTTACGCCCTGGTATATTTACCGCAGAACAAACCCGTAACGGTTGACTTGGCTAAAATTTCCGGCAAAGAAAAAGCTGTTTGGTGGTACGACCCCCGGACCGGCAATGCCACCAAAGGCAAAAACGTAAGCACTACTGGTAATCAAAGGTTCACGCCCCCTACTACTGGCAAAGACTGGGTGCTGGTAATCGACGATGCTTCTAAAAAATTTAAAATGCCGGGTAAGTTGTAA
- a CDS encoding nuclear transport factor 2 family protein, translated as MKKVLYLFVVLFITALAAQAQQSKDEKEVAAAVATLRQGMLDGNKTVLDQVTSADLTYGHSNGKLEDKATFISVLASGENDFVTMDVTDQTIKVLGNTAVVRHNFSAKTNNGGTPASTKLAVLLIWQKQQGKWKLIARQATKLT; from the coding sequence ATGAAAAAAGTACTTTATTTGTTTGTAGTTCTGTTTATTACGGCATTGGCTGCCCAGGCCCAACAATCAAAAGATGAAAAAGAAGTAGCTGCCGCGGTAGCTACTTTGCGGCAAGGCATGCTGGACGGCAATAAAACCGTGCTGGACCAGGTTACCTCCGCCGATTTAACCTATGGCCACTCGAACGGCAAATTAGAAGACAAGGCAACTTTTATCAGCGTTTTAGCCAGCGGCGAAAATGATTTCGTGACCATGGATGTAACCGATCAAACCATAAAGGTACTCGGTAATACGGCTGTTGTGCGGCATAACTTTTCGGCTAAAACGAATAATGGCGGCACCCCCGCTAGCACCAAACTAGCCGTGTTGCTTATTTGGCAAAAACAACAAGGAAAATGGAAATTAATTGCCCGCCAAGCTACGAAACTAACCTAA
- a CDS encoding Crp/Fnr family transcriptional regulator, with product MTADEIYSRARASYTTLVVFTDAEWHAFQQQTQIRYLARKEHFLRQGSVCTHCAYVAQGYVRHYYLVDGKEVTNDFNFENMATGGYQSLMTQTPVRFNIVAMEPTTLITFTRPTLLDLFEHYPNWQKLGRLMMEGMFNRKTLREESFLLDTPEERYQQLIIRQPFILQRVPLVYIASYLGITPETLSRIRRRK from the coding sequence TTGACCGCCGACGAAATATATTCCCGGGCCCGCGCGAGTTACACGACATTGGTAGTATTTACCGATGCCGAATGGCACGCATTTCAACAACAAACCCAAATTCGGTACCTGGCCCGGAAAGAGCATTTTTTAAGACAAGGCAGCGTGTGTACGCATTGCGCTTACGTAGCCCAAGGTTACGTGCGGCATTACTACCTGGTAGATGGCAAAGAAGTTACCAACGATTTTAACTTCGAAAATATGGCCACGGGTGGTTACCAAAGTTTAATGACCCAAACGCCGGTCCGGTTTAACATTGTGGCCATGGAACCCACTACGCTGATAACGTTTACCCGGCCAACGCTTCTGGATTTGTTTGAGCACTACCCGAATTGGCAAAAGCTGGGAAGATTGATGATGGAAGGCATGTTTAACCGCAAAACCCTGCGCGAAGAATCCTTTTTGTTAGATACCCCCGAAGAGCGCTATCAGCAGTTAATAATACGGCAACCATTTATTCTGCAACGGGTGCCTTTGGTGTACATCGCCTCTTATTTGGGTATTACTCCCGAAACTTTGAGCCGCATCCGCCGCAGAAAATAA
- a CDS encoding cupin domain-containing protein, whose amino-acid sequence MKISYPHTVAGTTGEKITFLNSYIKDGVEILEGEVEVQPQAGPPMHTHHKQDESFTSVSGTMAYQILGHEVKYAYPGETVLIKAGIPHKFWNPGPDLLKCKSYVNPPDNFVYFLTELYRSINENKGKPSLYDGAFLLTHFKSEFAMHDIPPFVQKFTFPTVLFFGKLTGKNRKFRHAPTSVPA is encoded by the coding sequence ATGAAAATTTCCTATCCGCACACGGTTGCTGGCACTACGGGGGAGAAAATCACTTTTTTAAATTCTTATATAAAAGACGGCGTAGAGATACTGGAAGGCGAAGTAGAAGTGCAACCCCAGGCTGGCCCCCCGATGCACACGCATCATAAACAAGACGAAAGTTTTACCAGCGTATCGGGCACCATGGCTTATCAAATTCTCGGGCACGAAGTAAAATACGCTTACCCCGGAGAAACAGTATTAATAAAAGCCGGTATACCGCATAAATTCTGGAACCCTGGCCCCGACTTGCTGAAATGCAAAAGCTATGTAAACCCACCAGACAATTTCGTTTACTTCTTGACGGAGTTATACCGTTCTATTAATGAAAATAAAGGCAAGCCCAGCCTGTACGACGGAGCGTTCTTATTGACTCATTTTAAGTCTGAATTTGCCATGCACGACATTCCCCCTTTTGTGCAAAAATTCACTTTCCCAACCGTATTATTCTTTGGTAAGCTAACCGGTAAGAATCGGAAGTTCCGCCATGCACCAACCTCTGTTCCGGCCTAG
- a CDS encoding toast rack family protein: MSTSMKPIKLILLSVFSAAVLTLTGYQPVLAQHSTSQSLDLKNVKTLLADIQINAGTLKLTAHNTTKADARFTYTKDAWKPQVKYNGEPGQGMLSIKQPKEENTNMKDKDRNDWAIILPQEVATNLKLRMGAGETNVDLRGAKLNRVVVDAGAGEFNVNLANTSVSELDVNAGVGEVNLDLSGKRNNNLKASINGGIGSLNLVLPRETGVRVKVNGLGSLDNSGFKKQGGYYVNDMYGKTSHSLEITINGGLGNVELAMEK, from the coding sequence ATGTCAACTTCTATGAAACCAATTAAACTAATCCTTTTATCTGTATTTAGCGCCGCGGTGCTTACGCTTACGGGCTACCAACCGGTGTTGGCCCAACACAGTACGTCGCAGAGCCTGGATTTAAAAAATGTAAAAACCTTGCTGGCCGACATTCAGATTAACGCCGGCACTTTAAAACTAACAGCACATAATACCACCAAAGCCGATGCCCGGTTTACCTACACCAAAGACGCCTGGAAGCCCCAGGTAAAATACAACGGCGAACCCGGCCAAGGCATGCTTTCGATTAAACAGCCCAAGGAAGAAAATACCAACATGAAAGATAAAGACCGCAACGATTGGGCTATTATTTTGCCGCAGGAAGTAGCCACTAACTTAAAATTACGCATGGGCGCTGGCGAAACCAATGTAGACCTGCGCGGCGCTAAGTTAAACCGGGTAGTAGTGGACGCCGGGGCCGGCGAGTTTAACGTGAACCTGGCCAATACCTCGGTAAGTGAACTGGATGTGAACGCCGGCGTAGGAGAGGTTAACCTGGATTTATCGGGTAAGCGCAACAATAACCTGAAAGCCAGCATTAACGGGGGCATTGGCAGTTTAAACCTGGTACTGCCGCGCGAAACCGGGGTACGGGTAAAAGTAAACGGCTTAGGCAGCCTGGATAACAGTGGGTTTAAGAAACAAGGCGGTTATTACGTAAACGATATGTACGGGAAGACTTCGCACTCTTTGGAAATAACCATAAACGGCGGTTTAGGCAACGTAGAATTAGCTATGGAAAAATAA
- a CDS encoding cupin domain-containing protein, translating to MTFPNKIIRNSKTGQEIRFLQSGPETKGQLLHLQTTYQPHSREPAAHYHPYQTEDFKVLAGEINVRIGKEVKILKKGDGLHLPANTIHAKWNAAEQAAVVDWQIRPALNTATFFETTTGLANAGKTNAVGMPSIWQVALLATHFANVFRLAKPPFMLQRVVFGLLTPIAYLLGYRPTYPEYLD from the coding sequence ATGACTTTCCCTAATAAAATAATTCGCAACTCTAAAACTGGCCAGGAAATTAGGTTTTTACAGAGCGGACCAGAAACCAAGGGGCAATTGCTACACCTGCAAACTACTTACCAACCCCACTCCCGGGAACCAGCGGCGCATTACCACCCTTACCAAACAGAAGATTTTAAGGTATTAGCCGGAGAAATAAACGTGCGCATCGGGAAAGAAGTAAAAATTTTAAAAAAAGGCGACGGCTTGCACCTCCCCGCCAACACCATTCATGCGAAGTGGAACGCGGCAGAGCAAGCAGCGGTGGTGGATTGGCAAATTAGACCGGCCTTAAACACCGCCACTTTTTTTGAAACTACTACCGGATTAGCTAACGCGGGCAAAACCAACGCGGTCGGAATGCCTTCTATCTGGCAAGTGGCTTTGCTGGCAACCCATTTTGCCAACGTATTTCGGTTAGCCAAACCGCCTTTTATGCTTCAGCGCGTGGTCTTTGGGTTACTTACGCCAATAGCTTATTTACTCGGCTACCGGCCCACCTATCCCGAGTACCTGGATTGA